A segment of the Tautonia rosea genome:
CGCGGGCTTGCCGCCGTTCGAGCTTCGGGCCTTGCGAATCACGGATGCCGGTTGGGGGGCCGGATGGGAGCTGTGTCCGGCCCCTCCGCGACGCTCGTGGATGGATGGCCATCCGCATGCGTACCACTGTTTGCCACTGGTGGTGGCCAATCAGTGGGGATGGCAAATTCATTGTCCCGTGGATGTGAGGATCGTCTGGGACGGGTCTCCCGAGCTGTCGGGCCTGGTGGTCGAACTCGACCCCGTCTATCAGGTGACGATCAAGAGCCAGTTCGGCCAGGGGATCGTGACGTTTTCTCCTCCGTGGATGTTTCGGACTCCTCCCGGCTGGGACCTCTGGGCCAAGGGACCGACGAACTTCTGGAAAGCGAACTGTGTGCCTCTGGAGGGGATCATCGAAACATGGTGGCTCCCTTACACGTTCACCTTCAACTGGAAGCTTGTTGAACCGGGGGAGGTGACGTTTGCGAAGGGAGAGGCCATTGGTCAGATCCTTCCCGTGCCTCATCAAACGTTTGCCGAGGCGCGGGCGATCGAGGAACCGCTGAGCGTCGAGCCCGAATTGATGTCCCAGATGGCCTCCTGGCGCGATGAGCGGCAGCGGAGATCAGGCCAGCGGCATCAAAATCACCTGATGTACCGCAAGGCCCAGGATGTCGATGGGCACCTCGTCCGGGTGCCCGTGCCTCCGGTGGGTCCTCGATCTTGCTCAACCGCAACCGACTCGCCCGAGGATCCCCAGGCCGAGCGTTGAGGCTGGGCCTCGGCCGTTTGCTCGTTTCGGACCAGGGCTCGCTGGCGTTTTGACAGCCTCAAGCCAGCGGGTTAGGCTACAACGATCGCGCGTCCTCCGACGCGCTGCGCGGGCATCCGCCCCTCGGGGTTTGATTTCGGTTGGGTTGACGGTCCGGCACTCACAGACCGGGCGGTTTTGCACGATCGGAGCCGGTTCCCGAGTGCGAGATGCACCACGCGGTCATCGGGAGCTGATCACGCTGGGGGCAGGGACTGGCCCGATTCCGACCGAGGGGCCAGAGCCAATGGCGACGACGAGCAAAGTGCACGTGACATGTCCCGGCTGTTCGCGGGTCCTTCGCGTCCCCCGCGAATTTCTCGGCCGACGGGCAGAGTGCAAGTACTGTGATGCGCCCCTCACGCTCGTTGAGGATCCCCCTGCCACGGACCAGTCCGAAGCCGCCTCGATCGACGCGATTTCTGAGGCGGACCACCGGCCCGCCTCGGTTGATGGTCCCACGTCCGATCCGGCTCAGGAGGCTCTGCTCGCCGAGCGAGACGCCCTGATGGCCGACCGGGATGCTCTTCAGGCGAAGATCGATGCGGTGAAGGCCGAGGCAACGACCATGCTGGACGATCTGATCGCCCGGCACGAACTAACCCTGGCCGAGCTGAACGCCGATCGAACTCGGCTCGCCAACGAGCTGAAATCGCAACAGCAGGAGGCCGATCGCCTTCGGAACACCCTGATCACCGAGCGCGACACCCTACGCAACGAACGCGACGCCCTGCTCGATCGGACCGATCGTCTCCAGGCCGAAGCGGCCGAGGCCGCCGATGCCCTGGAGGCCCTTCGCAACGAGGCCGAGGCCGATCGGGTTCGTCTGGCCGGCGAGCATGAGACCACTCGGACCGAGGCCGATCGTCGGCTGGCCGAGCTGACGGCTCAACTCTCCTCCTCCCGGACCGAGGTCGAGCAAGGCGTCCGAGATCGCGATGCCCTGCGGGCCGAGCTGGAGACCGTGAGTGATCAGCTCACGCAGGCCGAGTCTGCGCTGCGAAACCTGGAGCGTCAGCATGCCGACGCTCAGGTCCAGGCGAGGACTCAGATCGATCGCCTGACCACCGAACGGGATGACGCCCTTCGCTCCGGAGCCTCGGCCACCGAGCGCGGCAAGGCCCTGGCCGCGCAGCTTCAGCAGCTTCAATCCGATCGTGATGCCCTGGCCGACCGCCTGCAAGCGCTTCAATCAGATCGGGACACGCTGGCGGCCGATCGCGAGGCGACGGAAAAGGCCCTGACTCAAGCCCGGCGAGACGCCGAGGAGGCTGCCGCCTCTCACGAGCACGATCTGGCCGAGGCGGCCCGGGCCCTCGAAGCCGAGCAAGGCCGATCGCAATCGCTCCGCAGCGAGGTCGCCGATCTGACCGACGCTCGCAACACGCTTCGGGAGGAGTTGACCTCGGCCCAGGCACAGATCAAGGTGCTCGACGCACAGCTGACCCAGGCCCAGACCTCCAGTTACCAGCTTCGAGCGTTGCTTCGCCGCATCGGATTGCCGTTCTGATCGCGGGAGGAAGAGGGGGCCCATTCCTTGGTTCCGGCAAGGGTGAGCCGGTCGATCAGGACCCGCGATCGCCGATGACGACCCGACCAGGGCCGTCGTCGGGCTCGTCGAGGGTGATCCGACGATCGAGAAACGCGGCGACGGTCCGAATGTTGGTTCGCAGGTGCTCGGTGACGTGGGAAACGGTGTAGAGGCTCCGGCCTTCGGCCAGGGCGAGCGGTAGCACGAGCTGATCGGCGCTATGGGCATCAACCGCCCCCTGGCCGGGCGCGTGCAAATGGTCGAGCAGCTCGGCCACGGCCTCGGCGGCGACCTCCTCGGCCGGTTTCCCGCGGGCACCGAGGCCGACGAACGTACTCGGCGGGGTGTCGCCGTCGTGTTCAAGCACCAGGGCGAGGGCGGCTCCCGGAGCCGGGCCAGACCACTCGGCCAGGTCGATGGCGATCTCGGCGTCGATGCCTGCCTCGTTCAGCAAGGCGACGGCACGGTCTCGCATCCGGTCGGCCACCCGTCGCGACCCCAGCTTGCAGGCCCCGGCGACCCCCGAGATCCTCAGGAGAGCCCCCCGGCTCTCGGCGATCAAGGGCCGAGGGTTCCCGTGTTCGATCCAGGCGTCGAGCCTCCCGCCGCCCTGCGGGTAGAAGCCGGCCTCGGGCATCGCCAGGGCGAGGTCGAGTCCCATGAGCTTGAGGTACGCCCTCCAGGTCCGGTCGAGGAACGGAAAGGAGGGGGCCTTCAGGTTGAAGGTGCCGCCGGTCAACGACACCCGGACGCCACGATCGGCGCGCAAGGCGATGGGCAAGGCCAGTGTTTGCAGGACGAGGCAGGTAGACCCCGCCGTGCCGATATCGATGTCCAGGTCGGCCGGCTCGAACGGACGGGGGCGAAAGGTCAGGGCCTGCGAGCCGACGGCCGCTCCTTGCACGGTCGCCCCCGAGAGCTTCGCAGCGGCCATCACGGCCGATCGGTGCTGCGGTCGCAGGCCCGGTCGGTCGCGATTGGCCCGGATCCGGGAAATCCGGAAGGGTCGGCCGGTGAGCATCGCCAGCGTCAGGGCGGTTCGAAGGATCTGCCCGCCCCCTTCCCCATCGGCGCCGTCCAGTTCGACCAAGCGGTTCGAGGAGGACCGGATCGGGAAGTCGTCGGAGGGCTTCGGCGAGGGGGGCGAGTCGTGATCGTGGGTGCTGTCCATCGGGGCAAACCTCGGAAGCGGGGGCGGGGCCGGGCCGCTCCTTCGGCTCGCGGTCAGGCGATGGGGCCCAACGGTCGGTCCATGCCCCGCGTGCGACCGCCAGCGCCGGGCCGGCCCGATCGCCGCGTCGTCATCCCCGGTCGGAGTCGGCGTCCATTCCATTCGATGCGCTCCCTGGTCATCCGGTTCGCAATCGGTCGTGCCGAGGCCGAAGGGGATTGAGGTGGTCTGCGACCACCGATGACGCGATGAGCCGCCGCCGGGAGGTTACTCCTGGCGGGCCGATCCGCTGGCGTTGCCGTTCCCGACGCCGAGTTCAGTCGGATCGACGCGGCGGAGATTACTGGGAGGGGTGATGGGCTCGACCCAGGGAATCTCGGTTGGGCCGGTTGCGGCGGCCCAGATGAACACGACCGTCTGAAGCAATCGGTCGCTCTTGGGCTCGGGCTTGGTAAAGAGGAAGTGCCCGAGGCTTCCCGGCCGGTCGGGCCAGCAGCCGAGAATGAGCACCTGCTCCGGCTCAAGCGTGAGCTTGGCGGTCAGATCCCGGAAGCTTTCTTCTTGCTTCCCTTCCCGCATGATGAACTGCTCGGGCTCGAAAGGCCCGAGGTTCTCGGCCGGGGCGTAGCGCATCTGGTCTGAGCCGTGGTGAATCTCCGGCACCACCCGCATCGCCATGCCGCCGTCGGCCTGCGAGGCCGAAACCCGCATGGCCCCTCGGACCAACTCGTAGTCTCGACCGACCGCGCCGTTGCCAAGACTCAGAAAGAGGGTCTTGTGCGGGGCCGCCTCGTCCGGGCCGAGCATGATCGGCGTGGCATGACCATCGGGCACGGCCACGATGGTCGGGTCGATTCGCTGCCCGACGGGAGCCTCGGGGCTGAGCATCTCCTCGATTTCGGGAGGAAAAACGGTATCGACGACCGCCACCCGCAAGCCGTTGGCTTCCAGCCGCTGCCGCTGCTCGGGGGGAATGACATGCTCGTCGGCCGCCGTCCAGACGATCTCTCGCAGCTCCGGATCGTCGATCGGCCGCGTGGCGATCATCACCTTCAGGGCAATGCGACGAGGTGCGAGCAGGTCGACCAGCTGATCGTTGCCCATCCCGCCCAGCGACACGCCCGAGCGATCCGTCTCGGCCGGCGACTTGATCAGAGAACAGCCGACGGCCATCGACACCGCGGCGATCGTCGAACAGGCCAGAGCCCAGAGGTTGCGATCCATCGGCGGAGTCCTTTCCGCTCGGTGATTCTGGCAGTGCGGACGGCTCGGCTCGGTTCGGCTCGACCCGGCTCGATCCACAAGGCCCGGAACGCCCGGTCCATCCCCGGCGTCTCGCGATTTGCGGACTCTAGGCAACCTGCCTTGTCCTGTCAATCGCGACCTTCGGGGGGAGCTTCGCGGACAGATCGGAGAACGCTTCTGGCCGGGGCCGGTGCCATCGGCTAAAGTTAATGACGTAATGTGCAGCGCCGAAGGCATCCTCTCCCCGGCAAGCGTTTCGATGAACCCTCACCTGCCTCTCGGGGTGACGATGCCCGCCCAACTCTGCGTCCGGTCGAGGTCTGTTCGGCGTCAACGCGTGCGCGACGCTTCAGGGCGCTGGCAATCGCCGAGCCTGAGATTGGCGCGTTGCCCCGGCTTTACCCTGATCGAGCTGCTGGTGGTTATCGCCATCATCGGCGTGTTGATCGCCTTGCTTTTGCCCGCCGTGCAATCGGCCCGAGAGGCCGCCCGACGTGCCCAGTGTGCCAACAACCTGAAGCAGCTTGGCATCGCCCTGCACAGCTACCAGAGTGTGCACCGGACGTTGCCTCCAGGACGAGTTCGCAGCCAGGTGGATGGCCTCGGCCTGGTCTTCTCCACGTTTGCACAAATGCTTCCTCAGCTTGATCACGGGCCGCTGTTCAACGCGATCAACTTCGACCTGAACGCCGATCGTGGCATCGGCTTTCTGGAGAACGACACCGCCCGGCGGACTCGGGTGGCGGCCTATCTGTGCCCGAGCGATACCCCCTCGCTCTTTGACCGGGAGGAACAGTCTCCCCTGAACTATCAGATCAACGTCGGTACGCGCCATTCGGTGATTGAGAATAACGGTCTCTTCTTCGAGAACTCCCGCGTGCGATGGGCCGACCTCCGGGACGGCTCGTCACAAACGGCAATGCTCAGCGAGTTATTCCGAGGCGACGGCGTTCGGTCGAACTGGGTGGTTGAGGTTGTCGACGCTCCGCTCGTCTCGTATGAGGAAACCTGTGCGCCGCATCATCCCGGTCTGCCGAGAGCCCGAGGCAATCGCTGGATTTACGCCGCGCCGAATCACACGATGTATAGCCATCACCGCCCCCCCAACGACCCCAGCCCCGACTGCCGCACCGGCAACCCCTTCGGCGACGCGTCGAATGCCGAGTGGAATCTGCTCGCCCTCGACGGTGCCGCTCGAAGCCGCCACCCGGGCGGCGTCAACCTGCTTCTGGCCGACGGCTCGGTGCGGTTCGTGAGCAGTACGGTGGCGATCCCGGTCTGGAACGGGCTCGGCACTCGGGCCGGCGGCGAGGTGATCTCCGCCGGCTCCTTCTGAGTCGAACCCGGGACGACGGGGGGCGCGGGCCGAGGAGCGGGCGCCGTCGTCTGCGACGGGTGTTACCGGGTCGGCGGCGGGTCGACGATCGGGATGGCCGCGGCGGCATGAGCCGAAACGCGGAGGTCCTGATCGCCCTCAGCCAGCCGAGCAAGGGCCGACGAGGCCGAAATCGCCGCTGGGCCGAACCGGCTCAGGGCGTCGGCCGAGGCGATGCGGACCTCGGCCTCCGGGTCGTCGAGCGTGGCGATCAGGGCCGTGATCGCCTCTCGGGCGCCTTCAGTCCTTGGCGAGACGACACCGAGCCCCCGGGCCGAGAAGGCTCGAATCATCGGATCGTCGGAGGCGAGTCTCTCGATCAGGAGAGACGCTCCCTCACCCTCCTCCGACGCGATCGCCTCGGCCAGTTCGGCGCTCTGCGTCTCGTCGGAAACGCCGGCCTTGATCGCGTCGAGCAAGGTCTGGCGTGCCTCCTCGGTCGACCGGGACGGATCGGCCAGCGCCGCGGCCGAGGCCACGCGGACGTCCTTTGCATCGTCCTCGGCCGTTGCGGTTCGAAGGGCCTCGGCGGCACCCGGATCGTCGGCCGCGAACGGGCGCAGCGCAGTCGCAGCGGCGGCCCGGACCTCGCCCTCCGGGGCGTCTGCAAGCGCCGCGATCAGCGTCTCTCGGGCTGTCGAGGTCGTGCTCGGGAACCGGCCGAGCACCGCTGCCAGCAGCGCGCGGTCTTCTGGATCGTCGTCCCGGTCCATGGCCCTGGTCACGGCCTCGGCCCCGGATTCGGGATCGAGGTCCAGCGGCGCCATGGTCAGACCCATCTGTGAGGCCCGCCGAACGACCTCCGATTCGTCATCGAGCCCGAGGAGCATGGTTTCGAGATGTTCGGGGTCGGTGATCGGCAGCTCCGACAGCGCCACGTCGGCGTCGTCACGGACGGACATGGTACTGCTTCTCAGGGCGGCGACCAGGGCCGGTGCGATTCCTTCGGGACGCTCGCCGATGCCGAACATGGCCACGGCCGAGGCATGCCGGACCTCCGGATCCGGGTCATTCATGCCGGTGGTCAGGGCCGCGACCGCCTCCCCGACGTCCGCTATGCGATGCCGCCGGATGAGCTGACCGAGCGACCGGGCCGAGGCGGCGCGGACCCCGGCATCCTCGTCGTTGGCCAGTGCCGAGGCCAGGGGCCCGACGGCCTTCGCCGCCTCGCCGGAGTCGTCCCAGTACCCCATCGCGGCGGCGGCCTCCCTCCTCGACTCGGGATTGCCGGCCGACAACCCTCCCAGCCCCTTCGAGGCCGGATCCGACGGCCCGCATCCCGGGGACATCAGCAGCAGGAGCAGCGTCCCGCTGAGGCCCTTGACGACCCATCGCGGCCCGGCCGCCCCGTGTCCTTCGCTTCCTCGGATCTTCATTCGATTGAACCCCCACTGCTCGATCTCACCTGTCACTTGCGATCGACGCCCGCATGTCCTTGCAAAATCAAGCCTTCGGGAAAGCTGTTCTGGTTTAACATTTTTTTGTTGACTTTCCCGTTGCCTTATCAAGAGACACCGATCATACTCCTCCATTGCAGATTTCGCATCACGTTGATGGGCCGATTGATCACGTTCGTGATTACTCGGCCGAGTATGTTGTCGGGATTCGTGCGTTTCAGCGTCCAGGGTCCGGGGTTGTCCCGGCCCGCGATCCGATTTCGTGCCCTCCAGGCCCGCGAGCCGTCGAGGGAGACGGTCGCCCCGCGCCCACCCCGGGCCAGGGAGCGACCGGCTTCCGGTTCGAGGGACAGCCGTCGTGCACGTCGGATCCACGCTCTTGTGCATCATGAACTCGTCTCATCATCGAATCGCGAGGTATCCATGCGCCTGTCTCGTCATCGATCCGGCTTCACGTTGATCGAGTTGCTGGTGGTCATTGCCATCATCGGCGTCCTGATCGCCCTGCTGCTGCCGGCGGTCCAGAGTGCCCGCGAGGCGGCCCGTCGGGCCCAGTGCGTGAACAATCTGAAGCAGATTGGCATCGCCGCGCACAACTATCACGACACCGTCGGCGCCTTCCCCTGGGGCCAGGGGCCCCTCGGCTGCAACGACTGGAACCACATCACCTTTATGCTCCCCTACATGGAGCAGGTGCAGGTCTTCAACGCCATCAACTTCACCTTCAGCTGGGGCTGCACGGGCCACCCGGCTAACACGACGGCGACCTTCACGCGCCTCAACACGGTGATCTGCCCGTCGGACGAGAACCGACTGACCTGGCCCTCCGGCCCGAACAGCTACCACGCGAATGCCGGCTCGCTCCCCATCCTCTTCGCCTGGAATGGCATCCGGCCCAACGGCCCCTTCGGCGCGGTCCCCGAGATGCCGGTGATCCGCATGGCCGACATCCGAGACGGCACCAGCAACACCGCCTTCCACAGCGAGCGTGTCATGGGCATTGGCTCCGGCAACAATCAGGTGATCGACTTCACCACGCCGACGGCCACGATCGCCCGCGTCCCCGCCGCAACCCGAATGGACGTGCCCGGCCCGTACTGGGAGGCGTGCAGGGTCTCGGACCCGAGGCTTCCGGGCATCACCCTGGGCAGTGGCCGGCCGGTCGGCTCGCACTGGCACATGGGCAACCCGCAATCCAGCCGATATAACCACGTGATGGCGCCCAACACCTGGTCGTGCACCGACGCCGGGGGCAACAACGGCAACGGAGCCCAGACCGCCAGCAGCCGTCACCCGGGCATTGTCAATATTCTCTTCGGCGATGGTACGGTCCGAGCCGTCAAGAACACGGTCAACATCGAGGTCTGGTGGGCCATCGGCTCCCGCAACGGCGGCGAGGTCGTCTCGGCCGACCAGTTCTGACCCGATCCCAACGGCCGCGATTTGATCCGATCCCATCCGATTTCGAGCATCTCGCCGTGGATCGGATCAGATCGCCCGGGGCTCCACTTGCCCCGCCACCCTCCGGCCTTTGGCTTGCCTTGCCGGAGGGATGCGGGCCATGTTCACATCGGCAGGCTGATGTCCTTCCGGTTCTCGCCGGGCTGGACCTCGAGATAGTCCTCGGTGTCGGCAAGCTCGCGATTGCTCATTGTCTCGGGCGACTCGACCCGGATCCGGTTGCCGCCGATCACCGTCGTGATCGTATAGGTGCCGTCCGGGCCGATCGGCGCGTCGCGAAGCGGCACGTCCTTTCTCAGGTGGTTGGACGCGTCGAAGACGATCCGCCCCTGCTTGGGCGTCTTGCCGTGGATCGTGACCGTGCCGGTGACCGTCGCCTCGGTCGTTGACGTCTCGACCGGCGGCTTCCCCGACCCGCAGCCGATGACCACTCCCCCAACGAGGGCGGCCGACGCCAACTGGATCCATCGTCGATTCGGGACTCGCATGGGTGTTCCTCTCGCTGATCCGGATCGCCCGGCACCGATGCCGGGGCATGTCGAACATCAATCGTCGCAAAGATCTTTCGGGAAAACAAGCGAGTTTATCTGCGATTTTTGCCCTGTGAGTGGACGCCCTCCTTGGTGTCGGCGGCCGAGCGGGCCGGGCAGTAGGTCAGGCCCCCGCTCGGGAAGATCCGCACGCGAGGCGAGGGCGTGCCGGCCGATCGTGCGAGGATTTCCAGCCGATTCCGCAGCTCTGCCGGGTCGGAGTAGAGCCGGATCGGCCCGAGCCGGGGGCCGATCCGATCGCGCAAAGGAGGAGCATAGACCAGAACATCGCGATCGACGACCAGCTCCCGAGCCCATCGGACCATGAACGAGGCGGCGCTGCCCGAGGCTGCCACCAGGCGATCGGCCATCGCCAGGCCGCGACGCATCACGAGTCCTCCCGGTGCCCCCGTCGCGGCGATGGCCCGCATGGCGGGCATAGGAAAGGAACGGTCGATCTCTGCCGGATTCGTCCAGAAGAAGCCAACGAGCGCCCCGCCGCTCCGGCAGGCGGATCGGTGGTTGAGCAGGACCTTGAAGCTCTGCATCGGATCACCCGGCCAGGGAGCGTTGCCGGCGATCACCACGTCGGCGGGTTCGGCATCGGGGGCTCGGTAGCGTCGGGCGACCTCGGCGGCGAGGTGATCCTGCACGGCGTCGGGGTGCCCGCTCGCCACCTGGAAGACCTGTCCCGGCGGCCCGAGCACGTGGCTGAGCGACACGCAGGGGCCGAGCCTGCTCGCTGCCCCTCGAATCGCCCGTCGCATCGGGTTTGCCTCGGCCGTCGAGCCGAGCAAGGCTCCGGCGTCTCCCCCGAGTCCGACCCGGTGAATCGCTCCCAGAGTCGAGCGATGGCTTGTTCCTGGGAAGATCAGTTTATATCCTCCGCCGAACCCTGCCTGGAGATGCGGTAAGACCGAGCCAATCAAAATTCGAAGATCTGCCTGCGCAACAGGTCGGAAGACGCGCACCGGGATGCCGTCGTCGGTCGTCCCGAGATCCTCATACTGAGACAGGTCATCGACCGGAGGACTGAAACACGAGTACGAGGCGGCCACCTCGTCACCGACCCTGCGCGTCATGGCCTCGGCATCCACCGCGTGATGTCGGCCAACGCCAACACTGATGCTGATGTCCTTTTGGGAAACTCCTCTGGCTCGGAGTCGCTCAAGGACGATCGGCAGTGCTTCCCGAACCGGCGTCCAGCGTGACGGATCATCCACGACGATGGCGACGGTGGACCTCGGCCCGACCTGTTCTTCGATCGGATCGATGCCTCCCAGCGGAGCATCCAGCGCCGTGGTCAGGGCCGCACGGTAATCCGCGATTGCCCCGTCGAGCATGGGCTGAATCACGTCCGGATCAGGCCAGCCGTCCGGAAGCCTCAGTTCCAGCGGTGGCTCATCTCCCCAGGGAATTGCAACGACGGACGACATGATGGAGAGGTCCTAGAAACAGTGAGAATGTAAATGAATGATATTTCTTAAGAGGTTTTCTCAAACGAAATGGGGCGGTTCTGGTTCGTTGGCGAGGGGTCGAGATGGTGCCGGAACCAGAGTTCGAGCATGAGCAAGGCCCAGAGGCGATAGGCGTGGTCGCGGCGGCCGTCGCCGTGCTCGGAGATCATCCGATCGACCGCTTCGGGCCGGAAGAGGCCGCGGCCAAGGCTGACCGGGTCGAGGAGCACAGCACGAAGTTCGTCGCGGAGTTCGCCACGGAACCAGCGGTCGATCGGAACGCCGAAGCCCATCTTCGAGCGAGTCCGGATCGGTGACGGGATCAAATCGGCGAACGCTCGCTTGAGAATAACCTTCGATCGCCCTTTGCGGAGGCGGAGCTTGCGGTCGAGCGGCATGGCCAGGGCCAGCTCGACGACCCGATGGTCGAGAAACGGCCCCCGGCACTCGAGCCCGTGGGCCATGCTGGCGATGTCGACCTTGGTGAGAAGATCGCCGGGCAAATAGGTGAGAAGATCCGCAACCATTGCCTGTGTCACCGGGTCGCGGTCCGACGCGACCCCGAGCGTCCGGTCGAG
Coding sequences within it:
- a CDS encoding DUF6065 family protein produces the protein MKPPLIPPADAPDDGPDRPIRSRPATDLGTPFVVTADASNVGPVIVDFPRTRGYSEPSTASTPPSSPPTIAGLPPFELRALRITDAGWGAGWELCPAPPRRSWMDGHPHAYHCLPLVVANQWGWQIHCPVDVRIVWDGSPELSGLVVELDPVYQVTIKSQFGQGIVTFSPPWMFRTPPGWDLWAKGPTNFWKANCVPLEGIIETWWLPYTFTFNWKLVEPGEVTFAKGEAIGQILPVPHQTFAEARAIEEPLSVEPELMSQMASWRDERQRRSGQRHQNHLMYRKAQDVDGHLVRVPVPPVGPRSCSTATDSPEDPQAER
- the rtcA gene encoding RNA 3'-terminal phosphate cyclase, yielding MEWTPTPTGDDDAAIGPARRWRSHAGHGPTVGPHRLTASRRSGPAPPPLPRFAPMDSTHDHDSPPSPKPSDDFPIRSSSNRLVELDGADGEGGGQILRTALTLAMLTGRPFRISRIRANRDRPGLRPQHRSAVMAAAKLSGATVQGAAVGSQALTFRPRPFEPADLDIDIGTAGSTCLVLQTLALPIALRADRGVRVSLTGGTFNLKAPSFPFLDRTWRAYLKLMGLDLALAMPEAGFYPQGGGRLDAWIEHGNPRPLIAESRGALLRISGVAGACKLGSRRVADRMRDRAVALLNEAGIDAEIAIDLAEWSGPAPGAALALVLEHDGDTPPSTFVGLGARGKPAEEVAAEAVAELLDHLHAPGQGAVDAHSADQLVLPLALAEGRSLYTVSHVTEHLRTNIRTVAAFLDRRITLDEPDDGPGRVVIGDRGS
- a CDS encoding DUF1559 domain-containing protein; protein product: MARCPGFTLIELLVVIAIIGVLIALLLPAVQSAREAARRAQCANNLKQLGIALHSYQSVHRTLPPGRVRSQVDGLGLVFSTFAQMLPQLDHGPLFNAINFDLNADRGIGFLENDTARRTRVAAYLCPSDTPSLFDREEQSPLNYQINVGTRHSVIENNGLFFENSRVRWADLRDGSSQTAMLSELFRGDGVRSNWVVEVVDAPLVSYEETCAPHHPGLPRARGNRWIYAAPNHTMYSHHRPPNDPSPDCRTGNPFGDASNAEWNLLALDGAARSRHPGGVNLLLADGSVRFVSSTVAIPVWNGLGTRAGGEVISAGSF
- a CDS encoding HEAT repeat domain-containing protein, which translates into the protein MKIRGSEGHGAAGPRWVVKGLSGTLLLLLMSPGCGPSDPASKGLGGLSAGNPESRREAAAAMGYWDDSGEAAKAVGPLASALANDEDAGVRAASARSLGQLIRRHRIADVGEAVAALTTGMNDPDPEVRHASAVAMFGIGERPEGIAPALVAALRSSTMSVRDDADVALSELPITDPEHLETMLLGLDDESEVVRRASQMGLTMAPLDLDPESGAEAVTRAMDRDDDPEDRALLAAVLGRFPSTTSTARETLIAALADAPEGEVRAAAATALRPFAADDPGAAEALRTATAEDDAKDVRVASAAALADPSRSTEEARQTLLDAIKAGVSDETQSAELAEAIASEEGEGASLLIERLASDDPMIRAFSARGLGVVSPRTEGAREAITALIATLDDPEAEVRIASADALSRFGPAAISASSALARLAEGDQDLRVSAHAAAAIPIVDPPPTR
- a CDS encoding DUF1559 domain-containing protein, whose translation is MRLSRHRSGFTLIELLVVIAIIGVLIALLLPAVQSAREAARRAQCVNNLKQIGIAAHNYHDTVGAFPWGQGPLGCNDWNHITFMLPYMEQVQVFNAINFTFSWGCTGHPANTTATFTRLNTVICPSDENRLTWPSGPNSYHANAGSLPILFAWNGIRPNGPFGAVPEMPVIRMADIRDGTSNTAFHSERVMGIGSGNNQVIDFTTPTATIARVPAATRMDVPGPYWEACRVSDPRLPGITLGSGRPVGSHWHMGNPQSSRYNHVMAPNTWSCTDAGGNNGNGAQTASSRHPGIVNILFGDGTVRAVKNTVNIEVWWAIGSRNGGEVVSADQF
- a CDS encoding lactate racemase domain-containing protein; protein product: MSSVVAIPWGDEPPLELRLPDGWPDPDVIQPMLDGAIADYRAALTTALDAPLGGIDPIEEQVGPRSTVAIVVDDPSRWTPVREALPIVLERLRARGVSQKDISISVGVGRHHAVDAEAMTRRVGDEVAASYSCFSPPVDDLSQYEDLGTTDDGIPVRVFRPVAQADLRILIGSVLPHLQAGFGGGYKLIFPGTSHRSTLGAIHRVGLGGDAGALLGSTAEANPMRRAIRGAASRLGPCVSLSHVLGPPGQVFQVASGHPDAVQDHLAAEVARRYRAPDAEPADVVIAGNAPWPGDPMQSFKVLLNHRSACRSGGALVGFFWTNPAEIDRSFPMPAMRAIAATGAPGGLVMRRGLAMADRLVAASGSAASFMVRWARELVVDRDVLVYAPPLRDRIGPRLGPIRLYSDPAELRNRLEILARSAGTPSPRVRIFPSGGLTYCPARSAADTKEGVHSQGKNRR